ACCCAATCGGACTGCTCATACGAGGGCGTGCCCTCTTCCGGCGACCAGGCGAACACGCCGACGTGGGCAAAGCGATTTTCCTTCACGAACGCCAGCAACTCGCGGAAATCGGCATCCGTTTCACCCGGGTGGCCAACGAGAAACGTGGTGCGGATCGCGATGTCGGGAATCCACCGGCGCAGCCGCTCGACGACCGCCTGGCTACCGGCGTGGGTTTGCGGGCGGCCCATCCGTTGCAGCAGGTGGTCGCTGATGTGTTGAAACGGCACGTCGAGGTACGGCGCCACCTTGCGGCAGGACGCCAAAGCGCGCGCCAAGGATTCGTCGACACGCGCCGGATGCGCGTACAAAAGACGAATCCAGCGAATTCCGGCGACGCGATCCAGGGCGCGCAGCAGTTTGACCAGCGACGTGCGCGGCGAAAGATCGCGCCCGTAAAGCGTCAGATCCTGCGCCACCAGGCTCAGTTCCTTCACGCCGCGCTCGGCCAGCGCCGCCGCTTCGGCGAGAATCGCTTCCGGCGGGCGGCTGCGGTACGGGCCGCGCAGGCGGCCGATGATGCAGTAGGCGCAATGGTTCGAACAACCCTCGGCGATCTTCAGGTAGGCGCGGAACGGCGGCGTGGACAGCAGGCGGTTTTGGCTTTCCCGGTAAACCGTTTCCGGATCGGCGAACAGCGCGACCTGCTTTTTGCGGCGCGGCAGCCCGGCGACCAGATGCGGCAACCGGCCCATGTCGCCGACGCCGAGCACCAGGTCGATCTCGGGCATCGCCTGGGCCAGTTCCTCGCGGTACTTCTGCGGCAGGCAGCCGACAGCGGCGAGCCAGCGGGCCCGGCCGGCCTTCTTCGCCTCGATCTCGGCCAGCAGGGTATCGACCGATTCCTGCGCGGCGTCCTCGACGAAACCGCACGTATTGACCACCACCAGATCGGCCGGACCGTCGCCGATCATCCGCCAGCCGGCGCGCACCAATTGCCCGGCCAGTCCCTCGCTGTCCACCAGATTCTTGGCGCAACCCAGACTGACGAGGCGAAAGGAATAACAAGTCAAAGCAGCATCTCCAAAAACGCGTCCAGGCGCGTCAGGGTTTGGCCGGTCAGCGGCCCCGGCCGGTCGCCCTCCAGCGCG
The genomic region above belongs to Myxococcales bacterium and contains:
- the rimO gene encoding 30S ribosomal protein S12 methylthiotransferase RimO, whose amino-acid sequence is MTCYSFRLVSLGCAKNLVDSEGLAGQLVRAGWRMIGDGPADLVVVNTCGFVEDAAQESVDTLLAEIEAKKAGRARWLAAVGCLPQKYREELAQAMPEIDLVLGVGDMGRLPHLVAGLPRRKKQVALFADPETVYRESQNRLLSTPPFRAYLKIAEGCSNHCAYCIIGRLRGPYRSRPPEAILAEAAALAERGVKELSLVAQDLTLYGRDLSPRTSLVKLLRALDRVAGIRWIRLLYAHPARVDESLARALASCRKVAPYLDVPFQHISDHLLQRMGRPQTHAGSQAVVERLRRWIPDIAIRTTFLVGHPGETDADFRELLAFVKENRFAHVGVFAWSPEEGTPSYEQSDWVDAETRVERAARLMKAQQVISRQLWREWRGREVEVLIEETLHKHSGRAYSHVGRVAQQAPEVDGAIYVRAPAEESCGPGQLVRARVTRSDAYDLFADLIL